The Kitasatospora albolonga nucleotide sequence GCATGGCGGGGGTGATCCCGGCGAGCACGGTGGGGTTGTAGAACCAGCCGTTCTCCAGGCCGCCGTCGAGCTTGTCGGGCCGGGCGCCGCCGCACAGGACGGTGGCGCCGCGCTCCACGGCGTCGTCGACGAGCTCCTCCAGGTCGGTGCGGCCCTGTTCGCTGGAGAGCGGCCCGATGTCGGTGGTCTCCTCCAGCGGGTCGCCGACGGTGAGGGCCCGCATCCCGGCGGTGAAGTGCTCGGCGAACGTGTCGTACACGTCGGCGTGGACGATGAACCGCTTGGCGGCGATGCAGGACTGGCCGTTGTTCTGGACGCGCGCGGTGACGGCGGTGGCGGCGGCCTTCTCGACGTCGGCGGATGGCAGCACGAGGTACGGGTCGCTGCCGCCCAGCTCCAGCACGGTCTTCTTGATCTCGTCCCCGGCGGTGGCGGCGACGGCGCGGCCCGCCGGTTCGCTGCCGGTGAGGGTGGCCGCCGCGACCCGGGGGTCGCGCAGGACAGCCTCGACGGCGCCGGAGCCGATCAGCAGCGTACGGAAGCAGCCCGCCGGGAATCCGGCGCGGTGGAAGAGGTCCTCCAGGTAGAGCGCGGTCTGCGGGACGTTCGACGCGTGCTTGAGGAGGCCGGTGTTGCCCGCCATCAGGGCGGGGGCGGCGAAGCGCACCACCTGCCAGAGCGGGAAGTTCCACGGCATGACGGCGAGGACGACGCCGAGCGGCCGGTAGCGGACCAGAGCGCGCGAGGCGCCGGAATCCTGTACGTCATCGGGGTCCGGGTGCTCGTCGGCGAGCAGGCGCTCGGCGTGGGCCGCGTACCAGCGCATCGCCTTGGCGCACTTGGCCGCCTCGGCGCGGGCCGCCGTGACCGGCTTGCCCATTTCGAGGGTCATGGTGCGGGCGATGGTGTCGCGGTCCGTCTCCAGCAGGTCGGCGGCCCGGTTCAGCCAGGCGGCGCGCTGCTCGAAGGGGGTGGTGCGGTACTGCTGGAAGGTGGTGTGGGCGGCGGTGATCCTGCGTTCGGTCTCCTCCTCGCCGAGGGCGTCGTAGGACCTGATCAGTTCGCCGGTCGCGGGGTTGACCGTCGCGATGGGCATGGCAGTGGCCTCCTTGCATCGGTACGTCGACGGTGCCGCGCCGCGTCGTCGGGCGCAACGCGGCCCCTCTCCCCCGCACGTACCCGGCCGACGCGGATCATGCGTGCCGGATGGGGCACGTTCCGCGTCGGCCGGGTGGGGGTTGCTGCGGTTACACGAGCGCCGCGAGCGGGGTGCGGCGGGACTCGCGGACGCCCGGCAGCGGCGGGTGAGGCAGCAGCCGCGCGGTCTGCGGCGCCTGGGCGTAGCGGGTGAACCAGACCACCTTGCCGTCCGTGGTCCGGCAGGTGCCCCAGCTGTCGCTGAGGGCCATCACCCGGCTCAGCCCGCCGCCCGTCGGCAGCAGGCGCGGCATCCGGGCGCTGTTGTCGGCGACGGACACGGTGACGTGCCGTCCGGTCCAGCGGAGTTCGAGGACGCACGTGTTGGCGTCGCCGACATGCCGGTGGA carries:
- a CDS encoding NADP-dependent succinic semialdehyde dehydrogenase; protein product: MPIATVNPATGELIRSYDALGEEETERRITAAHTTFQQYRTTPFEQRAAWLNRAADLLETDRDTIARTMTLEMGKPVTAARAEAAKCAKAMRWYAAHAERLLADEHPDPDDVQDSGASRALVRYRPLGVVLAVMPWNFPLWQVVRFAAPALMAGNTGLLKHASNVPQTALYLEDLFHRAGFPAGCFRTLLIGSGAVEAVLRDPRVAAATLTGSEPAGRAVAATAGDEIKKTVLELGGSDPYLVLPSADVEKAAATAVTARVQNNGQSCIAAKRFIVHADVYDTFAEHFTAGMRALTVGDPLEETTDIGPLSSEQGRTDLEELVDDAVERGATVLCGGARPDKLDGGLENGWFYNPTVLAGITPAMRIHREETFGPVATLYRVADLDEAVHLANDTPFGLSSNVWTRDAGERERCARDLEAGGVFFNGMTASHPALPFGGIKRSGYGRELAGHGIREFCNATTLWYGPEDS